The Lepeophtheirus salmonis chromosome 13, UVic_Lsal_1.4, whole genome shotgun sequence genome segment aaaaaaaaatgacaagaaaAATAGAAGACGCCAAGGATGGAAATCGCAATGTCGATAATAGTTATTCCTCAGTACATGTATGTGGTAAATTAGTTGCCTCGAATCTTTCAGAAGTTATTCTGCATAGTTTGTCGCTCAGTGactctgagaaaaaaataaaagaaccttACCGTagtgaatttaaaaatacaagagGATATTTTGAAATGAGTAGTGATGAGTCTAAAGTTTTTAACGATTGGTAAGGATCAGTCTCTCAGTATTTgtaagattaaataaaaaaggaattcacTCTCAATTTATCCATACTTGAAAATTACTTTGATGGATGAACTCGTGCATGAGGGAATCAAGTCTTCtaagtattattaaaatcaaataattcatatttaatcttttaatagtTGATATATATCGCACTTTGCACATTCTGTGTCATTTATCGATGTTCTTGTCTTTTATTCCAGTATTCACGACTATATATCATTCCCTGAACTTTGTGTGTGTATAATTGATACTCCAGAATTCCAAAGACTTCGAAGATTAAGGCAACTCGGTGTCACGCATTACGTGTATCCTAATGCAACTCATACTCGTTTTCAACATTGTCTTGGAGTTGGACATCTTGCTGGAGAATTTGCTAGGTGTATTCAGCGGCAAGATCCAAATTTGGTTTCAGATGTAGATATCTTATGCTTACAAATAGCAGGGCTTTGTCATGATTTAGGTATGTTATACATATACTTGATTTTCTCTTAGTTGATCtacgataaataatattattaacccCACGAAGGTCACGGCCCATTTTCACATTTATGGGAAGTTTTTATGAGCAGGGCAAATGCTAAGCAAAAGTGGACTCATGAAGAAAATTCCATTAAGATTTTTGATAAGCTCATTGAGAAAAATGGACTTGGacctctttttaaaaagaatggcTTAAACgaaaatgatatcatttttattaaagaagcaATTGGTGGACCTCTTGGAGATGATGGACGAACATACAAAGGCCGAGGTccagagaaatattttttgtatgaaattgtTGCAAATAAAACGACGGGTATTcagtatttttgagttttatatTATCTCACATTGTATTCTTTTTCGATCATTTCTAGGTATTGACGTCGACAAATTAGACTATTTTCAAAGGGATGAATATTATCTAAATGTTGGCACGGTTTTTAAGTACAAAAGACTTGTTCATTTCATGAAAGTTTTTGAAGTAAATGGGAAAAATCGACTATGTATTAGAGATAAAGAAGCCAAATGCCTGAGTGATATTTTTATGGACCGTTCTCGTCTACATGATCGAGCTTATCAACATAGAGTTgttcaaaatattcaacaaatgGTTCTGGATGCACTTATCTTAGCTGAACCTGTGATTACaataaaaaactctaaaaaaaaaatgatttcattgtCGGAAGCTACCCACGATCTTGATGCCTTTCAACTATTGGTTgatgactatatattttttaagataatggACTCTGATGATCCTAGGATTGTACCTGCACAAAATTTACTTAGAAGGATAGAAACGAGAGACTTCTACTCATTGGTGTCAGAATGGACTCCTCCTCATGGACTGACGctgagtaaaaaattaaatttaaacaaaatgttgGATGTTTTTACTCAAGTACATCCTATCCCTGACTCTTGGGGTTTGTCAATCAAAGATTTTGGACTTGCCTACAAAGTTATTGATCTCGGTGAAGGAGATAAGAAGCGCaaagtaagtatttattttttttcgttcataTTACTTGAAAcagtgtttaatttaaaaaatttgatgattcattactttgaataatttataatattatttctgcTCATGTAAGaatgtatttattgaattaccagtattatattatttgtattttattctaggTTATATTCTATGATAAGAATAATTGTATCACAAATGAAATTGGCATTCATGGTTTGATAAATGTTCCCTCCGTAACTCTTTATTTCCTGATGAAAGAGTCTTCCCAGATAATTAATCCAAATGTTCACGAAATTGTCCGAAAATGGATAAGatacttagaaaataatatagagTCATGCTTGACTGATATGTGATAATCTTTATGTTGTGCCTTCAAAATGATTTTACTCTTCCggtggttttttttcaattttaaacgaTTTGTTTTTCTGTAATCCAAGTATTGATATATACTTAACTaagttcatatataattttacatttaatttagcattatattttaaagttttgttatgCGAAAATGTAACAAGTTAAtacttataaagtaatattGGTACGATCAAGTACGGaataattatatgcaatttatttaacgatattttagaaattattgaaaacaattataCAGCTCAATGTCATGttcaaaaaattgctttatttccATACAAAATTGCAATATCATCTTAATAAAGCGAGTATCtatttgagtatatatattttgatgattatGTTCctcaaaattggatttttttttgattgtagGATCATACTGGGGCTAATCGTGGATttctaattcatattttcatcctATACACTTGTAGGtatgaaaaagattaaaaaaataacagtataCGTTTCTTAAACGGTGGACTAATACTAGTTACCTGGTAATTTTAAACGATTGCATCTAAGTCATTTATCAGTATTCTTTTATatgttttctttatacataagttttttattattataatgaaagtaCATATACGAAATATAATGAGTACTGtgtatattaagaataattgaatattatgcatttaaaattaaatcatgtGAAAAGtctaaattaacaataaaatttaaatttttaattatcttggatataataaatattgcctTGTGATATTGACTATTCTCTGGAGAAATAATCAAACCTCGCTCTAACAGACCCTGTTGCAACGGACCAAATCAGCTTCAACAAGTTTTGTTCGCTTGGCGGTGCGGGAGGTTTGCTGATAGCACTGCAGTAGGACCTTATAgccataaattaaatgaatgaattaataaagaaGACTTGCGTTCtaattaagttaataaaattgacaaatttgttttgtttgaagGTCGTTTCTGCAGAATATGTAAGCATTttggaaggagaaaaaaatggcgggaagaaaaaaataaattatctgcaTTATTAGGGGCAAAGGCTACTAGAACGCATGGCTTCGTTGTTACGGACACCCTCTCTTCTCTGTAAGTTGAGGTTTAACTGTATTCatgtatatttaagtaaatatataaatgacacTCAGGAAATCAAATTCTCTAAAGCATCCCTACTTTCATATTGCTTGAAGAGTTTGTAACacagaccaataatagttcCACAATTAATATTAGGTGAAGgattttgaaaatcattcaCCTCACAATAATCCCTATTATTAAATAGCATTTCCATGTCTAAAATAAAGTCGAATTAATcgataagataaataaaataacggagaactcataaataggcaaattaaattttgaagaatatcattgatgttgtgttttttattatttttcaatatccaATTCCAATactaaaattatcttttattatttagtacattttcaataaaactttaCATTAGCTCGTATGCCGatcattttgtaattatgtGTTATTAATTTGTTAGTGTGGAGACCCAAGATCTTCTCcaaagtaatattcaaatatggtGACAAGCAATTTAGCTTTTTACAATAGGATTCCTGACTCAATAAGTTTGGAGATTGCAACGACATTAAGATATTCTAATGGAAGTCTACATAAGTTAAGAGgtcacttaaatatttttaaagcacaCGATCACTTAACAGTtctcaataactatttatatgtaattgcAAAATAGAATATGCTAAGCACACCAAAATATCGACAAAAGAGAGACACATTATCTTAAAGAGTTTAAattatccatcatttttttccaCGACCAAAGAGACtcacaaataataaagaaatgaagGATAAACGTACTTTAccatataaatggaattgatatcaGTGTAACTGAGATGAgtgatttatgtttatatacatcaaggacactgaaggactcttatttATTCTCTGTTCCTCACTGGCTCTTCAGTcgactattatatattttaatggaactccatattttttgaaagttatagAATTATACAATGATTCCGTAGAAGATAAGGATGAATTTATCTACAAAGAcaatgattcacgaggtcagAAGTCTTTATATTAGACCTTGATGTAAAGAAGACCTTGAACACctttccattaaagaagataaaatacaATTGGGCATAATGAGGCGATATTCCttaaacagaaaatgaaattgaagagAAGTTAAGGAGGGGGGTGTTGCTAAGATATCCAGGTGGAAGAATATGAATTTATAGGAATGGGAACGATGGATGGATGCCCTTCTCTTCCTTCCACTCTCTCCTACAGAGTGATCGAAGTCAAAGTCATAATTATCTACACACGTCCATAAGTTTCGTgaatcaaaaatttgtaaattctcCCTTTATATTATCCTAGGATGATTTTTAGTATAATTCGAAAAAATTGCAAAGTGAAGCTTAAATTGGTGGAAATGGGTCTTTTTTATTTAGCACACCTGTTGTGAAGTAGGTATATGATTCATGAAGTGCACTTCATGGAATGGATCCTCTCTAACCCACATCGTATGCATACTTCAAAACTGGTTTTAGTAAAATTGTAAGAATAACTTCCCATACCATCATATTTCAAAACTactatttttatcctttttgtcGGAAATCTTTACAATAAAACACAATTGATTTAAgttaataacttataaaatttggcaAATTATATCAGAAAATATTCCTACATAGTTTACAGATCTATAGGTTTACATATATTCGCTTCACAATATGTAAGCCATATATACGACATAGATAATGTAAATCGaactatttctaaaaaattatattattactattaacatataaattaaaatgaaggatcattcttggaagctaatatttttttttctcaattgcTTTATATTGTAGCTAAATCTAAAGCATaaaccttatatttcaatttcaaaagatttgctGAGTAGCAAAGAATAATTTCGATTGATTTTTTCagattaacttttaattttcttatggaaTATTTTAAGGTTACGCAAAAAGTTccgaaatttaaaataaataagtcaataGTATTacttaatatgtaataaatactCAACAAATACATAAGATATGAAATCATTACAATTGGAGTTAGTCCtcttgcctctaaaatattgattCCTTCGtacatttaatcaaataatttacttaattatatttgaatctgGAACATTTTTCACGCAACCTTGCATtgtctttattaaatattcaataagaaaCTTATacgttaaactgaaaaaatctaTCCAAATCGCCCTGATTGACAGCAAATCTgttgaaattgtattataatttaattaatgttcaattataaattcatttgtagCTGCAGATTGTAGAAAGTACACATTCTATTACTCTTTAGCtacaattgaatttataattgtacattaattaaattataatacaatttcaacTAGTCCGATATTGGTTACCTTTCAACCAAGTAACACTGAAATGTATATGGAAGAATATCTTCACTTGgtatgccattttttttactagagtGCAAATGGATTTatcatttatcatattaatgaaGTAAATTGAGACCTTAACAGCTCATAAGTCATAACTTACCATTtaaactactaaaaaaaatgtttttattgaaaacttaACACATACTTTTaattgaactttattttattatgaaactaatataatatatacaatattcaaatgacattgaagaaaaaaaggagctaATTAACTATTCAATATGATTccagatttgaattttttttactattagaagaatttttgcaagcatttttcctttttttatttacatggtTGTTTGCTtcatacacaattttttttttgaaacatattaaacatttttgatgcAATTTGATTAAAGAAAGTGCTACTGAGAAGATTAGAAGTAAAAACATCTCCGTGCATTATAATTAGACTCTTTTGTATCGACTAAAATTgatgatattgattttaaaagtaggctaacacaaattttttttcacccTCAAAAACTAACTAAGTAATTTCCACCAGCAAGTTGTCTATACCAGCCAAAACGCCTTTCTATTGGgtctgaattaattttaaaaagaaaaataaacttaactttatttttatccagTAGATATATAACTAAATGGTTTAGTCCTATGGATGTTTGATATGCGGCAAGAAATGTCTCGGATGATAAACCACCTCCATGTTTCTTTGAGAGTGTCTCCCATATTTTAATCCATTCTAAAAACTTaatcaagaaatcaaattgTTCCCGATCATTGACAGAAATTGTTCTTAATGAATCATCTCTCTTTTGACGTATATAATATGAGAGTTTACATTTATGCAATTACAAAAGCGCTAAAGAATATCCATAACTTGTGCTGTTTCTTTGAAGTTTCTGAATTGATCATCTTTCGACACATAATATTTAAGTGCATTCAGAGTGGATTTGTGAAAAAAGCTCACAGAATGACCAACATTACAGATTTTCAATTGGTTGAGGAGCAATTACTTTATGATTAAGTTTGTGAGCTAATTTCAATCCCTCCCCTAGCTCTATGTAGTAGGCCCAATTCGGCTTCAAGAATAATatcctcattttcaaaagaagGACAAGACAATTTACGTTTGCCAGTaaagttgatataaatttttttgaagatatgtaCCGAATCGAatagcataaatatttttctttcggaAGTGGAAAAAGGATTCAGTATATATCtaggaaaaattcaatttcctaGTTCATCCCCatataattttctgtttgaGGTATGCGCATCCGTAATGGTTGTAACGGGCTCCAGTCCAATTTTGTTAACTACTTCAAGAACTatcatataatattgttttataatggaagatttaatatttgtgattgGTGCTATAGCTACCATGTCAATGTATTTCCCAAGTAAACTCTTCACCATAAAACAAAGTATAGTTTTAGAACAGTTTCCATTCCTATCACATCCGAAAAAATTGCCACCACTAAATTCAACTCTCTCTGAGGAATAgactttgtcaatttttataaaaacatacttgtcttttttatccaataatttaactttaaattttaaataatcaattgttGAGACTTGCACTTCTCCTTGAACTGAGAAGACAATTGTTATTCTTCTTATACGCGATTCAGATGGCAAGTAAATAATTCCAGATTCtctaatttgttaatataaagcTGGGGGTTGTATTGTGTCAGAGTATTGAAGTTCCAAGAAATTCAGGAGAGTGTCTACGTCCTTTCGTACTTACAGAGTGAAGGAGAAGTTGTTCATTAATAAAGCTGATGTGATTTTTCGAATTAAAGTCTTGATGATGTACTGCTTCTTCCAATATCTGAATGGCATACTTTATGCTTGAAACTAGTTtggatttattctttttatcttttaaatatgcTAAAATGTTATTGATATCATTATAACGGCTCAGACTCTTTGATGAACATATATGATTCACTTCAAGAATAGGTATGGcttatgaaaaaattgagaaagagAGGAGACTATACACTTTTAAACCAAACAAGGAATAAGATCCTGTGATGATAGGGGGGAAAACAAGTCTTCGTTACATTACTGCCTTTGGGTAAAAACGATTTAtccagatttattttattttatatatatatccgtGAAATTTGTTATCTCATCTTCTTGAAATAAACgttcaatttgaaaattaagaCGAAGTTTATCTTGCtcaaatctgaaaaaataacaatgcaatttaaactacattaaaattttaatatgccTTTTCTAAAGTATAACCTTTCAGTAGAAGTAGATAAAGTTGTTGACCTTTCAGGAAAAGTTTGTTTTCTCAAGTTTTTTGGAATATCCAGAAATATTGTTGGAAgagtatcaaatattaatttacatcGTTTAagtggaatatatatttttttgccgaGGTGAATTTGTATCTgttctttcattaataaaagCTAATATAGGAAAATGCTTGCTACAGATTCTTGAATATTGATTTGGCTCCTAGTTTTTTCTTCTGATGGAATCAACCCATACTTTAATAAGTTCAAGATCTTTGGGAAACTtagaaagaaaatgtttttcttcaacaatttcTTCCTCGCTTTGATTTTAATGAGCTTTTTTATTAGGATAATCAGTCCTACAACCTGGACAACATCAAATCATTATGTCTAAAATAatcaatgtaaaatattaatttagtagATTAAAATCATTAGATAATTCCTGTGAAGATGTAACATAGTTATGTTCTATATatcatacatttaatatttatatataattaatgtccCTAGAATGACACACTGTAcgtatattattattgagatttataattattaattaccaaataaaagtagatatatAACAATTCATTTTAATCACGAAGTTTCTAAATACactaaaaactgaaataatcaTTTGGAATGcatagataaaaaatgaatgggtCATACCAACTTATAActtaatattgaatagaaactcaaaatgtaaaattttagtcTTGTTTGACCTCCGTTTTAGGATTTAGCGGCTCCTAAAGTTACATTCTCGAGGCCAGCACCCatgtttttaaacagttttttatcTTGCGTTGTGTATGATATTGATCAAACTCTCGAGCTTTTAATGCGTTTGCAGTTTATTTGTCAAGACTTCGTGACTAAAtccatctctttttttaattttgaatgggTTTCGatgttttttgtgttttttcttagACATATTTTGAAGTCTTATGACTAATCCTTTTTGTAGAACTTTCTCCTAATCCAGAGAAACATTCCTTAAAAGTCCaaaactgcaagttttggattcCTAGGTTCGTCTTCGTTGGAAGAATTTTAGTCCATTGTGTCGTCCCAATCATTAGCTGCAATAAAGTGTTTATTTTCCTAACTCTTTCATCTTGACTTAGCTACActcccccttccccccccctTGTATTAAACTCCTAcagtatatatgaatataattttttttaacctatacacataactattaaattaattttcttttctattattcTAACCAAGTTTTTTACATTCTTTTCTTGATAGTTCGCTTATAGCGTTGACCCAAATATGAATGCAGacccatatttgaaatttttaagatctaagaaaataaggaattatagctagaacttataataatattttctagagtttcttgtctctttgaaagaagttaactaattaattatgatgtaacttCGGCTACTCAAATGAAGTACTAAgcactaactacgtcatttcagctgttgtagtttctaCAAAAGAACAATAAGGACCATTTCtatgactgacaaattttattacgaCCAGAGTGATAGGACTGCAGTATTTTTTTTCGACCGTTTCAACactaccaactattaattgatgttatcatttaattttgatctatttaaatTAGGCCTTTCTAATGTTCTTACGAGTAACTAgggatttgaactttataatgcaACACAGActacaaataatacaaaaaataatgtctaaatttacataattagtaatattatataaaccatctatggaatattcaattattgtcttTTCCTCATCGCAAGtactctaaattttttatttaaaattgttcatttgattttttggttgcaattatttcaattttcttgtACAAATCAAGgttataaatacaaggttagaccgtCATGtgatcgggcttgctagaattttcaatttgatgtattgtaccgtcTGCTGGGTAACAAAAAGCCAACAGATTTTGAGACAACAAGCAAGCACTAATATACtgtgacgtcaatattaaaaagcgtggtggaagtcaaacatcagtcgtacacgcgttgtgatggtataaccttgtattctattaaccttgatacaTATTACAACTTGCACTCGACTTacacaaactatatttatatttaatggttGTGATATTTTGTAGCTTTTAGCATTAATACATCAATCTAtaaatgaaaagtattttatatata includes the following:
- the fal gene encoding deoxynucleoside triphosphate triphosphohydrolase SAMHD1 isoform X1 produces the protein MPYPVENSADGARAVVKGGFQYKMNEKKMTRKIEDAKDGNRNVDNSYSSVHVCGKLVASNLSEVILHSLSLSDSEKKIKEPYRSEFKNTRGYFEMSSDESKVFNDCIHDYISFPELCVCIIDTPEFQRLRRLRQLGVTHYVYPNATHTRFQHCLGVGHLAGEFARCIQRQDPNLVSDVDILCLQIAGLCHDLGHGPFSHLWEVFMSRANAKQKWTHEENSIKIFDKLIEKNGLGPLFKKNGLNENDIIFIKEAIGGPLGDDGRTYKGRGPEKYFLYEIVANKTTGIDVDKLDYFQRDEYYLNVGTVFKYKRLVHFMKVFEVNGKNRLCIRDKEAKCLSDIFMDRSRLHDRAYQHRVVQNIQQMVLDALILAEPVITIKNSKKKMISLSEATHDLDAFQLLVDDYIFFKIMDSDDPRIVPAQNLLRRIETRDFYSLVSEWTPPHGLTLSKKLNLNKMLDVFTQVHPIPDSWGLSIKDFGLAYKVIDLGEGDKKRKVIFYDKNNCITNEIGIHGLINVPSVTLYFLMKESSQIINPNVHEIVRKWIRYLENNIESCLTDM
- the fal gene encoding deoxynucleoside triphosphate triphosphohydrolase SAMHD1 isoform X2, which encodes MEIAMSIIVIPQYIIHDYISFPELCVCIIDTPEFQRLRRLRQLGVTHYVYPNATHTRFQHCLGVGHLAGEFARCIQRQDPNLVSDVDILCLQIAGLCHDLGHGPFSHLWEVFMSRANAKQKWTHEENSIKIFDKLIEKNGLGPLFKKNGLNENDIIFIKEAIGGPLGDDGRTYKGRGPEKYFLYEIVANKTTGIDVDKLDYFQRDEYYLNVGTVFKYKRLVHFMKVFEVNGKNRLCIRDKEAKCLSDIFMDRSRLHDRAYQHRVVQNIQQMVLDALILAEPVITIKNSKKKMISLSEATHDLDAFQLLVDDYIFFKIMDSDDPRIVPAQNLLRRIETRDFYSLVSEWTPPHGLTLSKKLNLNKMLDVFTQVHPIPDSWGLSIKDFGLAYKVIDLGEGDKKRKVIFYDKNNCITNEIGIHGLINVPSVTLYFLMKESSQIINPNVHEIVRKWIRYLENNIESCLTDM
- the fal gene encoding deoxynucleoside triphosphate triphosphohydrolase SAMHD1 isoform X3, producing MDELVHEGIKSSNIHDYISFPELCVCIIDTPEFQRLRRLRQLGVTHYVYPNATHTRFQHCLGVGHLAGEFARCIQRQDPNLVSDVDILCLQIAGLCHDLGHGPFSHLWEVFMSRANAKQKWTHEENSIKIFDKLIEKNGLGPLFKKNGLNENDIIFIKEAIGGPLGDDGRTYKGRGPEKYFLYEIVANKTTGIDVDKLDYFQRDEYYLNVGTVFKYKRLVHFMKVFEVNGKNRLCIRDKEAKCLSDIFMDRSRLHDRAYQHRVVQNIQQMVLDALILAEPVITIKNSKKKMISLSEATHDLDAFQLLVDDYIFFKIMDSDDPRIVPAQNLLRRIETRDFYSLVSEWTPPHGLTLSKKLNLNKMLDVFTQVHPIPDSWGLSIKDFGLAYKVIDLGEGDKKRKVIFYDKNNCITNEIGIHGLINVPSVTLYFLMKESSQIINPNVHEIVRKWIRYLENNIESCLTDM